A region of the Gambusia affinis linkage group LG11, SWU_Gaff_1.0, whole genome shotgun sequence genome:
AGACTCCATGGCTGGGATTTTTACACTGACTTAAAGTTTTCATTCATTCTCAACAGTTTTTCAATACTTGTTTTATACAGactattttgctttttctgctgcttctccttcttTCTCACATTTCTGCAAGTCTTCTGCGATTGACTTAAAACGCTTCTGCAATTTTCACCAAACACATTCAGCTTGAAGCTGAATTTTTGCTAGCAATGcaaatttttctagtttttattttgttctcttgACATTTTAGTATATCTTAaaagtacagtacagaccaaaagtttggacacactttctaattgaattcaatgagaaggtgtgtccaaacttttggtctgtactgtatgtcactaaaaataattaagtatTATGTCTCCAACAGGTGCCTGGGTGACGGCTACTGATCTGCCTGACATCTTGTCTAATCTGTCCTTCAACCTTCGCCGGAATACCAAGGGGCGTTCACGCTACATCCCTCAGGTGGCTGCCCTCTCCTGGGGCCAGGAGCTGGAGCGAGACTTCCCCTTCCCGTCCTACCGCTACGATTATGTGCTTGCAGCTGATGTGGTGTATCACCACGACTTCCTTGAGGAACTGCTGAACACTATGCTTCACTTCTGCAGACCAGGGAGTGGGACAACCCTGCTTTGGGCGAACAAAATTAGGTTCCAGTCAGACCTGAGGTTCGCAGAGCGCTTTAAGAGCAGTTTCAACACAACACTGCTTCTGGAGGTACCGCAGGAGAATGTGTGGATATACAAGGCCACAGCAAAGGAGTGAACAAACAAGATGTAAAAGCTGGAAACTAGCTTAAAAACTTCCtaaatttgtttgtcttttgtttaatttaaatcaatgcAGGGAAGCGTTTGGCTTGTTCCATTATCATACGGTTCGTATTTTCCAGTAATATCACATGAAATGAAATCACTGTAATACTTTCCAAGTCCCCTTTCAGTTTTGATATGGACCTGTATGACATTCCTTGACTGGAGTCTAGACACCATATTGCAAATGCAAAGTTCCTGACACAAGATTTCATAtgaataaactattttattttaatctttgtaaacattttctacttctgaacaatgtatatttttagaaataattagtTTCCTATTATGTACCTCAGAAAAAACCGACCCGACACAGTGCTTCATTCACAGTTATTCATTATAAGTGACAATAgttgatgaataaataaatgtttaggaaatatttataaacaagCGTGAAATTTTGAGCTTTTTGGGCTTTGTAGCGTggaataaaatcagtttcataacttataaagaagaaaaaacactttcacaTAAATGACATATGCTCCATAGCAgcatgttgacaaaaaaaagcctttgaaatgttcagaaaattaCTGACAGCACCAGATGCGTAATTACTAAAACTCTATTAACGGGATTTTTAGAACGTCTTGTGTGAATTCAGCACATGACCACATAAAATTAAGTTACGTTGTTTGGAATTGCTAAATGAAGTCCTCTCCAAATTCAAGCTTCACCTTTATTTTGTCCTTTGCATTTCCAGGAAAGGAAAACAGTTCAAAACTTTCTCCATCTGTAGTCACAAAGCTCAGAAGACACTTTTGTCCTTCCTGGGGGCTTTAATGACCTCTTCTAAAGAAATACAAGTctataaactgcatttattttcagtttttgtgcaTGACTTTACGATATGCAGCAAGTTGAGGACTTTGGCTGCTCCAGGATGGACTCTCTGCGGAGATCGTTTGGGATGGTGCCTTCAGGCCCCCAGAGGTTCAGCTCTCCGTAAATGCCCATGTCGATCATCTCCTCTTGCCAGGGGATCGAGATGTTGCCTGTAGAAAACTCGTCGAAAAATGTCTTATCGGGATCCTCCAAAGCGACACCCCTCACCGAGGAGAAAGCCCCGACGTCATCCAGATCCTTGGCGTAGACTACTTTAGGGTCGGGGACAAACGGAGGCAGAAGAATACCTGAGGAGTTCAGAAAAAATAGATGTGTTAAAGCTTTATTAGTACCTACTGAGACTTTATGACATTACAAAGCCATTGGTGAACGTTtgaatgttttgacattttgttacatttgaatTACCAACACAAACTTCGTAAACGCTGGAATTTTGTGTGATAATCAGTGGACAATTGTGAatcagaaggaaaatgatatacgtatatttacagaataaaagtctgaaaagggTGACATGCATTCATATTTAACCCCTTATATCTCTGCctatttgtgttgtttctttgttctccACCAGTCTCGGGTCTTTGGCACCctctttcaggttttctttaccaactttataaactttaacatattttctttccacactGAAGAAGATCATCCCCATACTGTGATtctgccaccatcatgtttctTGGTGGGGATGGTGTGAGAGCTCTAGTTATTGACCTCTGAAGGCAGTAGTTGTATTGAAATTTGTTTAGGGACAtcaaagtaaatatatatatatatatatatatatatatatatatatatatatatatatatatatatatatatatatatatatatatatatatatatatatatatatatatatatatatatatgccttTTATtgtacttgtaaaaaaaaagattggaaacaaacatttatctttttctttccacttcacagtggAAGTGGAAAGAACTTATAGTTTATGTTGGACTATGggataaatacacaaatattcCTATACTCTGTATGTGTGGTTCTCGTATGTCAATTCAAGAAAAGATTGAAGGCTGCGTACCAGCATTGAGTTTCCTCCAGTTAATGTCTTTGAAAAAAGGATGTGCTCTGATTTCATCGCAGCATTCGTTCTTGAACCCCATCCTCTGACCGACCTCTTTAGCCAGCAGCCCGTCACACAGCGATTTCGCGTGTTCACTGAAGTTATCTGGATAGGTCACCACGCGGTTCAGCATGCGCTCCTTCATCTCTTCTCTTTCAACCTGAGCAGACGACGAACAACCTCTCATCAGCTCATTTATCCTATAAACTCCAACATTTCCACACGGATCGACAGCCGCAGCTACCGATAGGGCCTAACCTTTTCTCCTCGGTTTCTAAACGGATTCTTAGCTGCGATAAACTCATACAGAGTCACCCCCAAGGTAAAGTAGTCCACCGAGCTGTCGTATTTATCTCCTTTCAGCATCTCTGGAGCCATGTAACctgcaaagggaaaataataagtgaattaaatcttttaaaatgtgactttacagagtttatgtctgtgtgtgtcctTTCCAGATATTCACGaaaaatgttgatgttggaGCAAATGTGGTGCGATAGGGGAAGAAAgggattttgttcatttaaaggCATGCTTGTTGCATCGAGGAGGACAAGCCATTATAGTTATAGAGACACAAATATGatggcagagagaaaaaaataaaataaaagagttgGAGGGACACCAGTAACAATGACTGTGAAATGTCCACAGAAAAACCTTCCATAAATGGAGACAATAAGAAGGTAAAATTAGACCAACCTGGTGTTCCAGCGTAGCCTTTAGTCATTGTTTTGCCTTCTTTTAGCTCTACAGCAAGACCCAAATCAGATATACGAACATTACCTGTTTAAACAAATTAGAATCAAATTAGAataccacaaaaaataaaaagtttttggggtttttttacttcaaattaTGTTATTGTTGTTGGACAAAGACACAACGTTGGAGCACACAAAAAATGAACTACAGAAAATCACAAGGTTGTCTATAAATACATCAATATACAAATAATGATATATTACAAAGCACATATAATTTAGCACTTTCAAACAGTCTTAGTGATGGCATTGTTGAACAATCTGATGGCAACTACTTCTGAGTCCGGCTGTTCAACAACGGACGCTGCAGAATCTTGTGCCAGACGGCAAACGGATGACCAGACCATGGAGAGGATGGGTGTAATCTGCAGGCCCTTTTACCATCATTGTCCAGAAGCACATTTTCTGGTTTGAGGTCACGGTAGATGATTCTTTTCTGGTGGAGGTGCTCCAGACCCTGGATGATCTGAGCGATGTAAAAACAGGCTCTGGGCTCGTCAAACCCAGGGTTGTTCTCATCCACCAGATAGATGTGGTACCTGAACAGAGCAAACAACAGAGGACGACTCTCCACATGTAAAGAACGCTGCCAACGTTCATAATATTGTATGTATGTATAGATGGATATTATAATACTCAATGATATTTTCCTGTATTGTAATGTATTTAAGTTAGTGAATATGaactgaaaactattttaaaaaacagtcaGATTTTCTGGGAAAGCAGAATTTGAACttgttttcaactttaaatGACGATAAGAGGTCAGCGCTTTAGGAGAACCTACAAAACATTAAGCGTCCGCTTAAAATGGATGCCTTGTTTTGCCTTCATGAAGCATTCCTTTGGGGACGTATTTGCATGAACCGATCCTGAACTTGTGCCCTTCTGCTTGGCATGAATGTTGCTGAGATTCCTTCATCTGGGTAACATGAGTTTGGATTTTATAAGCAAGCAAAAAGATAGGAGAAATAAATTCATGCGCAGAAGTTAGAGTTAAATTACACTTGGTATAATTGCTAAAGTTTCATCTTGCCTTTTTTAGGTCATCCCTCTCAAATCAGTTATTCTTATGTTGAAACagtgggataaaaaaaaaaacagtgtgtgGTTTGCATAGTGAATTTACTTGAGGTCTCCTCCATTCATGATGGTCATGACCAGACAAAGCTCGTCCTTTGTCTGGAAGGCATAAGCCAATGAGACAATAAAGCGACTGTGGACCTTCTCCAGAATCCTCTTCTCCACCATTGCCCCCTACAGGGATAAAACATGAGAGgcgattttaataaaatgagatAAGTgactttaaacaacaaaaagctaCAACAGAGCCTTGTGCATTAGTGCGTGGGTCTGTGCCATTTTCGGGAGGAAGTGGGACGTGCATTTTGCAAGATGACCTTAGCCAAGTCAAGGGCAAGATCTAACTGTGCAAGGAGTTCCCTTCAGAGGAGCTTTTCAGTAAAGCCCCCAGTAATCACTCTATCCCTGTCTCAGTGTTTAATTCTGCAGGCTAAAGCCAAACGAGACAGAGGCAGGGACAAAGATGATTAACACCCCTGCAGCCTGGCAAGCACAGAACACTTTTACTAATACATAAAGCcaaattaatacttttattattCAGACTTCTTTGGAACAAAAAGAGCAGCTAAAGGGGCGTCTAATTGAATGTAATGCCTAACAAAGTAAAGAAACCAGCGATAACTTCAtgcaataaaatgctttatgCATTGAAATTGTCATAAATTGTGCAGTCTGCTGTGTGgggaaaataaactttcatcAGTTCCCACTTTTATATTCCTAATTGAAGAGAAGGAAGTCTGATGTTTGCTTAAGTATAAAAGAGTCAAATATATgcacagctgaaaatgttgtacaataaataaaaattgctgTTCTCATAGTGTCAGTATTTGCAATGCCTTAGTCTAGGGACTTCTTGGTTGCAACATCATCCAACGTTTCAGGTGCTGCGCATTCACTATCCATCACTATCCGTTACAGTGTGAGGTGCAGACTATCTGATGATGGGAAACTTGGATTTTGACAGAATTT
Encoded here:
- the LOC122840238 gene encoding protein-lysine methyltransferase METTL21C-like, producing MDGLSGSQPFLPKNSESRRKEIMSHDEKLQSKEEITDLALTDQDMMTREGLDRRNVWEPSVYYPLGKESFHFVGHEVNIRESTDSYGALIWPGAIALCQFLENNQQQMNLTDKAVLELGAGTGLLSIMASLLGAWVTATDLPDILSNLSFNLRRNTKGRSRYIPQVAALSWGQELERDFPFPSYRYDYVLAADVVYHHDFLEELLNTMLHFCRPGSGTTLLWANKIRFQSDLRFAERFKSSFNTTLLLEVPQENVWIYKATAKE
- the LOC122840237 gene encoding rhodopsin kinase GRK1-like codes for the protein MDIGGLTTVVANSAYINARGSIDGSNPAAARDKKYHARLKLPHITICEGLRDTLDLAFDSACVEQPIGKRLFREFLDANKEYHGACRLWKDIEDYDLAEDSDRGKKASKIVQRYMDPSAKHFCPYLPEDIIAKVKENLEAVGDDLFSASLAKTLEYLREAPYTFYLESMYLKRFLQWKWLEMQPMDVDWFLDFRVLGKGGFGEVSACQMKATGKLYACKKLNKKRLKKRKGYEGAMVEKRILEKVHSRFIVSLAYAFQTKDELCLVMTIMNGGDLKYHIYLVDENNPGFDEPRACFYIAQIIQGLEHLHQKRIIYRDLKPENVLLDNDGNVRISDLGLAVELKEGKTMTKGYAGTPGYMAPEMLKGDKYDSSVDYFTLGVTLYEFIAAKNPFRNRGEKVEREEMKERMLNRVVTYPDNFSEHAKSLCDGLLAKEVGQRMGFKNECCDEIRAHPFFKDINWRKLNAGILLPPFVPDPKVVYAKDLDDVGAFSSVRGVALEDPDKTFFDEFSTGNISIPWQEEMIDMGIYGELNLWGPEGTIPNDLRRESILEQPKSSTCCIS